The Phoenix dactylifera cultivar Barhee BC4 unplaced genomic scaffold, palm_55x_up_171113_PBpolish2nd_filt_p 002317F, whole genome shotgun sequence genome has a window encoding:
- the LOC120109518 gene encoding long chain acyl-CoA synthetase 8-like: protein MGDTDRGHLHFAFLESISRSYISVVNEYRLHGIVGAAILGLILPLVVSSLYVLKKKNKQRAVQINVGGEPGITMRHIKFSSLVEVPWEGASTVAALFEQSCKKHTQRRFLGARKLISREVVDSADGRKFEKLHLGEYRWQTYGVIFDRACNFASGLIKMSHIAERRATIFSDSRAEWFIALQGCFRQNITVATIYASLGMDALIHSLNEVRIACHGLCVTCFGYYSF from the exons ATGGGAGATACAGATAGAGGCCATTTACACTTTGCTTTTCTAGAAAGTATTTCTAGAAGCTATATATCGGTTGTAAACGAATATAGGTTGCATGGCATTGTGGGTGCAGCTATCCTTGGGCTTATTCTGCCTTTAGTAGTTTCATCGCTATATGTgctcaagaagaagaataagcaaAGAGCAGTGCAAATAAATGTGGGTGGTGAGCCAGGTATTACAATGCGACATATTAAGTTCTCCTCTTTAGTTGAAGTTCCTTGGGAAGGGGCCTCAACAGTGGCAGCTCTTTTTGAGCAATCTTGCAAGAAGCATACTCAACGTCGGTTTCTTGGAGCACGGAAGCTAATCTCCAGAGAAGTAGTAGACTCTGCTGATGGGAGGAAGTTCGAAAAGCTTCATCTTGGGGAATACAGGTGGCAAACATATGGGGTAATATTTGATCGTGCTTGTAATTTTGCCTCTGGTCTTATCAAAATGAGCCACATTGCAGAGAGACGTGCCACAATTTTCTCTGATTCTAGGGCAGAGTGGTTCATTGCCTTGCAG GGATGCTTTCGCCAAAATATAACAGTCGCAACAATATATGCATCTCTTGGTATGGATGCGCTTATCCACTCACTTAATGAGGTGAGAATAGCCTGCCATGGATTATGTGTTACATGCTTCGGCTACTATAGCTTTTAG
- the LOC120109519 gene encoding uncharacterized protein LOC120109519, producing MKVLLWNCRGAGKPSFRPAFRRLVSLHDPDVCVLLETRLSGSSLERARRAIPRSWGTYAVDSWGLSGGIIVLWRLGGVGIDVFHKCNQQVILVISEGAGPPWVILATYASTNHRERRVLWEEATSLIQLGHPVMMAGDFNCIDSPKDKRGGKVFSNNIEVREFQDFIQSNGLADLGFTGPHFTWCNNRLGMARVWERIDRVYAMPGWLQRFPDFLVRHLPRIASDHCPVLVSTPYTFPVHCPFRFEKVWLSYPRSWEVVREAWQMPVRGDVMYRVTRKLEQPDADCNGGIRRRLGISSGGWRRRRHPLPGGVLEAKVQIQWIREGDRNTRFFHQSTIIRRHRNRIGRIRDSSGRVSEDQETVRRILVQFFRDRWTESGGTDGGACGSVPGRQVSVEENAALVSPVSGDEVQAALWSLGEDRAPGPDGFPPIFFRRYWHIVKQEVTATVQQFFVSTAMPVEWRRTFITLIPKRQDLVEPSHYKPISLCTPLYKVVARVLVQRMRGILPRLICPEQGAFIEGRSISDNVLIAHEFMADL from the exons ATGAAGGTTCTTCTTTGGAACTGTCGGGGAGCGGGGAAGCCTTCCTTTCGGCCGGCCTTCCGTAGGTTAGTGAGTTTGCATGACCCAGATGTTTGTGTTTTGCTTGAGACCCGACTGTCGGGATCTAGTTTGGAACGAGCTAGGCGTGCCATCCCGCGATCATGGGGGACATATGCGGTGGACTCTTGGGGCCTCTCAGGGGGCATCATTGTGTTATGGAGGTTGGGGGGTGTTGGCATTGATGTCTTCCACAAGTGCAACCAACAGGTGATCCTGGTTATTTCTGAGGGGGCTGGGCCTCCGTGGGTCATTTTAGCCACATATGCCAGTACAAACCATCGGGAGAGGAGAGTCTTGTGGGAGGAGGCCACCAGCCTCATTCAGCTTGGCCACCCTGTGATGATGGCAGGGGACTTCAATTGCATTGACAGCCCGAAGGACAAGAGAGGGGGTAAGGTCTTCTCCAACAACATTGAGGTTAGAGAGTTCCAGGACTTTATCCAGTCTAATGGGCTGGCTGATCTTGGTTTCACTGGTCCGCACTTCACTTGGTGCAACAACAGGCTGGGGATGGCACGTGTTTGGGAGCGGATTGACCGAGTGTATGCGATGCCCGGATGGCTTCAGAGATTTCCGGACTTCTTGGTGCGCCACCTGCCCAGGATTGCTTCTGACCATTGCCCAGTATTGGTGAGTACCCCTTATACCTTTCCAGTTCATTGTCCTTTTCGCTTTGAGAAGGTATGGTTGTCTTACCCACGGTCGTGGGAGGTGGTGAGAGAGGCGTGGCAGATGCCGGTTAGGGGGGATGTGATGTATAGGGTTACCCGGAAACTTGAGCAACCAGACGCCGATTGCAACGGTGGAATAAGGAGGAGGTTGGGAATATCTTCAGGAGGGTGGAGGAGACGGAGGCATCCATTACCAG gaggtgttttggaggcaaAAGTCCAGATCCAGTGGATTAGGGAGGGGGATCGGAATACCAGGTTCTTTCACCAGTCGACCATCATCAGGAGACATCGGAACCGGATTGGCCGGATTAGGGATAGCAGTGGGCGGGTGTCTGAGGATCAGGAGACAGTCAGGAGGATCTTGGTGCAGTTTTTTCGTGATAGATGGACCGAGTCTGGAGGTACAGATGGAGGTGCATGCGGATCGGTACCAGGGAGGCAGGTGTCAGTGGAGGAGAACGCAGCTTTGGTTAGTCCAGTGTCCGGGGATGAGGTACAGGCGGCCCTTTGGTCTTTGGGCGAGGACAGAGCCCCGGGCCCAGATGGCTTCCCCCCTATCTTTTTCAGGAGGTATTGGCACATAGTCAAACAGGAGGTGACTGCGACAGTCCAGCAGTTTTTTGTGTCGACAGCGATGCCTGTGGAGTGGAGGAGGACTTTCATTACACTGATTCCGAAGAGACAGGATCTTGTTGAGCCGAGCCACTACAAACCGATCAGCTTGTGCACCCCCCTGTATAAGGTGGTGGCGAGGGTACTAGTCCAGAGGATGAGGGGTATCCTACCCAGACTCATTTGCCCTGAGCAGGGGGCTTTCATTGAGGGGCGTTCCATTTCGGATAACGTCCTCATTGCTCATGAGTTCATGGCTGACCTCTAG